The nucleotide sequence TACCTTTATTAATTTTAGTTGACAGAAGACaaacttgaaataaataaaacgaaTCACAAAAATGTATCTACTGAAAAGACCAATGGTTACAAGGTTGGAATCAAAGATCTCTTCATAGCAGCAAAGAAAACAGCAAAAATGGAAGCAAAGGAATCTGAgaagaaaagaaaactgaaagaaaaagaattaaagaaaaaacgAAAAATTGAAGCCCGGGAGACTGAAAGGAAAAGAAAACTAGAAGAAACTgaatcaaaaaagaaaatgataatggAGGCTCAGGAATCTAAGGAGAAAAAAACACAAGAAGaaaaggaaattaaaaataaaagaaagatggATAAAAAGAGAGCTAAGAAccaaaagaaatatgaaaaatgtgtAGCTAAGGGAGAAGAATACGcgtcaaaaaagaaaatgataatggAGGCTCAGGAATCTAAGGAGAAAAAAACACGAGAAGAAAAGGAAGttagaaataaaagaaagatgGATAAAAAGAAAGCTATGAAccaaaagaaatatgaaaaatgtgtAGCGAAAGGAGAAGAATACgagtcaaaaaagaaaataatggaGGCTCAGGAATCTAAGGAGAAAATAACACGAGAAGAAAAGGaaattagaaataaaagaaagatgGATAAAAAGAAAGCTAAGAAccaaaagaaatatgaaaaatgtgtAGCGAAGGGAGATGAATACGAgtcaaaacagaaaagaaaagaagaaataaaatcattacaggAAAAAAATATATCGGAGGCTAACCAATCTAAGCAATCTAAGCAGAAAGCTCAAGAATCCACAGGGAAAGGAAAGGTGAAAACAAACAAAGTACATGTGAAGAGATTACCTGAAGCCAGTGAATTTGATGGGAAGGGCAAACCTAGAGGAAATGAAACTAAACTAAACGAAATACTTAAATCAAAGGAATTTAAAGAGAAAATCGTTACAGgtaatataaacaaaactgtgcattattctaaattgtatttttatttatatttgtgacttttaattacatgtattgaCAACATTGATGCCAATGATCGCTTTTTTCAAATCGACTTTAAACGAAACATAGTATTAATATGAAAAGCtcgtttcaaatattaagaacattTTTGTGATGATTAACAAAACAGATGACTACATTACTGTTAATgcttattttctatatttattttgtagGGGAAGCAAAACCAGTGAATAGACCTAAGCTGATGGATTTTGTCAGAAGCCTTGTTGGATGTATTCTGAACAGACATTAAAACCTTCAGTCAAACCCTGCTCCAATCATGTTTGTTGAACAGTTGCATTCGTAGTGtctctgtttttgtttgtttatttatgaatttgtATTTCctatgatatttttgtttaataaaaaagacaaatacgTTTTGCGTTTATAACAGGTGAATCTGTGAAAAACAACGAATGCTTTACATGAGATGCTTTAGTGAGCCCCAAGTCCATGTGAGGTTTGTTTGGGTTGAGACTATCCACATAGTCATCATCTCCTGTTTACCTGATTTGATATACACTTAAACTAGAAATATTCGAATTGACTTTAAAAGATAGGGAACGACAGATGGAAGCACAATTGCTTACATACAATTAAACACATATAGCTTGCTGCTGGGTATGAGCTATCAGCGTTTCAAAAGATGAATCAACTACCAAACAACAAAGATGCATGGTATAATTTTATGAAACagcaacaaaaaacacaaataatctAATTAAAAGACAATTAAGGTTGAAAAATGGAAACAACACTTTTATATCCTCGTCTTTTGGGGTTTCGTATTTTATGAATCCGAAGCgctttttttaattaaacttcaACTGTTGGTCGCTGAGGGAGTTAAACCCTTAGTTTTTATATAACATAAACGGACAcatgataaaaaaatgtatatcagtATCAAAGTACCGAATTGTGGTGTtggaattattttaattttacttgtaATAATCACTTAAAAACCAAGTTGTAAATAAGGTAAAACATAAACTAATAAACGGATAGATAAAAATGATTTTagcttacatttaaatatatattcccTTCTCGTTGATTGTACAATTTGGACTTCAGTTTGTGacagatttctttttttgttatccCATATTTACTCAGACTGTGCAAGTTTGTTCATATCAACTGTCTGTTTACATAGATAATATTGTGATACCAAAGATAATGAGTTTATATGCTgttgttttgatataaatttaaacGTTAAACGTTGTTCTGTCATGCAATCAGCAAACTTTTGAACAAgtataaaaatacatatttgctcTCTTTGATCAGTAGAACTGTACATAAAGATATTGTGTCAAAGTCATCCATTAGGAATTTTTACCAAAGTTTCGATTGAACTGAATGACATTGCAATACAACATCGATAATTCAAATCATAACTGTTCCAAATTGATGCATAAAAGGTAAATTAATCCTCCGTAAAATGACTGCCCACCAGCAGAGGTTCCAACCGAAATGtagtaacaaaatattttttattggcAAATAGGGCGCCCCTATAGACAGTGTTTTAACATAGCATTGCACATTAGTATTAACAAGAACGAAGGAAAGATGAAAAATACCACCTAAAAACAACAAAGTAGCCTAAAGTGAAGTCACGTTTAATGAAT is from Mytilus galloprovincialis chromosome 6, xbMytGall1.hap1.1, whole genome shotgun sequence and encodes:
- the LOC143078906 gene encoding uncharacterized protein LOC143078906: MGDVYNPFQQLEAAKKLLIMEFKENAKSAQELEFWNRMEIVRDNYLHSQEDSSSGDTTEEIAQKKSAAGERADEEMCLKEHTVKFQIYEMEHEADDDTPLPQKDFIFQSDGMEHDFNHNATRCESLIDLFENEDSNGLGALQLTEDKLEINKTNHKNVSTEKTNGYKVGIKDLFIAAKKTAKMEAKESEKKRKLKEKELKKKRKIEARETERKRKLEETESKKKMIMEAQESKEKKTQEEKEIKNKRKMDKKRAKNQKKYEKCVAKGEEYASKKKMIMEAQESKEKKTREEKEVRNKRKMDKKKAMNQKKYEKCVAKGEEYESKKKIMEAQESKEKITREEKEIRNKRKMDKKKAKNQKKYEKCVAKGDEYESKQKRKEEIKSLQEKNISEANQSKQSKQKAQESTGKGKVKTNKVHVKRLPEASEFDGKGKPRGNETKLNEILKSKEFKEKIVTGEAKPVNRPKLMDFVRSLVGCILNRH